The proteins below are encoded in one region of Helianthus annuus cultivar XRQ/B chromosome 2, HanXRQr2.0-SUNRISE, whole genome shotgun sequence:
- the LOC110886321 gene encoding polyadenylate-binding protein 8 isoform X1, which produces MAQIQVQSPAVSGPNGAAATANAAATVAAAAGGGNQSFGTTSIYVGDLEANVTDSQLYDLFNQVGQVVSVRVCRDLSTRRSLGYGYVNYSNPNDAARAIDVLNFTAVNGKAIRIMYSHRDPSVRKSGTANIFIKNLDKSIDNKALHDTFSSFGNILSCKIATDGTGQSKGYGFVQFETEEAAQTAIDKLNGMLINDKQVYVGHFLRKQERDSSLSNAKFNNVYVKNISESTADEDLKKIFGEYGTITSAVVMRDADGKSKCFGFVNFENPDDAANAVEALNGKKIDEKEWYVGKAKKKSERELELKSRFEQTAKEAVDKFQGVNLYVKNLDDSVDDDKLKELFSEYGTITSCKVMRDPSGISRGSGFVAFSSSEEASRALSEMNGKMIVSKPLYVALAQRKEERRAMLQAQFSQMRPVAMAPSMMAPRMPMYPPGAPGMGQQLFYGQPPPAIIPPQAGFGYQQQLVPGMRPGGGPMPNFFVPVVQQGQQGQRLGGRRGTGPVQQNQQSVPMMQPQMVPRGRMYRGPARNMADANMAAGVGSGMLPVPYDMAGVGGVLPRDAAAPIPQPMPITALASALANASPDQQRTMLGENLYPLVDQLEHEHAAKVTGMLLEMDQTEVLHLLESPDALKAKVAEAMEVLRNVQQQANSPSAQMGALSLNENLVS; this is translated from the exons atggcGCAGATTCAGGTGCAATCTCCGGCGGTTTCTGGACCCAACGGTGCGGCGGCGACAGCGAATGCTGCAGCGacggtggcggcggcggcgggtGGTGGGAATCAGTCGTTTGGAACGACGTCGATTTATGTTGGGGACTTAGAGGCGAATGTAACGGATTCACAGTTGTATGATCTGTTTAATCAGGTTGGGCAGGTGGTGTCGGTTAGGGTTTGTAGGGATTTGAGTACTCGGAGGTCGCTTGGTTATGGTTATGTTAATTACAGTAACCCTAATGATG CTGCAAGGGCTATTGACGTACTCAATTTCACTGCGgtaaatggaaaagctattcgtATCATGTACTCTCATAGAGACCCAAGCGTTCGTAAAAGTGGAACTGCAAATATATTCATCAAG AATTTGGATAAGTCAATTGACAACAAGGCATTGCACGATACATTTTCTAGCTTCGGTAACATACTCTCTTGCAAGATAGCTACAGACGGTACAGGCCAGTCAAAGGGTTACGGGTTCGTGCAGTTTGAAACCGAAGAAGCTGCACAAACCGCAATCGATAAGCTGAATGGTATGCTGATCAACGACAAGCAAGTTTACGTTGGACATTTTCTCCGTAAGCAAGAACGCGACTCGTCATTAAGCAACGCAAAGTTCAACAACGTGTACGTGAAAAATATTTCTGAATCAACCGCCGACGAAGATTTAAAAAAGATTTTCGGCGAATATGGAACCATTACAAGTGCGGTTGTTATGAGGGATGCAGATGGGAAATCGAAGTGTTTTGGATTTGTTAACTTTGAGAATCCCGATGATGCTGCTAATGCTGTTGAAGCGTTGAATGGAAAGAAGATTGATGAAAAGGAATGGTACGTTGGGAAGGCGAAGAAGAAATCCGAAAGAGAGCTTGAGTTGAAAAGTCGGTTTGAACAGACTGCTAAGGAAGCTGTTGATAAGTTTCAAGGTGTTAATTTGTACGTCAAGAATTTGGACGATTCTGTTGACGACGATAAACTTAAGGAGCTTTTCTCTGAGTATGGAACGATCACTTCATGCAAG GTTATGCGTGATCCTAGTGGAATTAGTAGAGGTTCTGGATTCGTTGCGTTTTCGTCTTCTGAAGAAGCTTCTCGAGCT CTTTCTGAGATGAACGGGAAGATGATTGTGAGCAAACCGTTGTATGTTGCACTTGCACAGCGCAAGGAAGAACGAAGGGCAATGCTGCAG GCACAATTTTCACAAATGAGGCCAGTTGCAATGGCACCATCGATGATGGCTCCTCGTATGCCTATGTATCCGCCTGGCGCTCCCGGAATGGGCCAGCAGCTATTCTATGGCCAACCTCCACCTGCTATAATTCCTCCACAG gCTGGATTTGGTTACCAGCAACAGCTGGTACCCGGAATGAGGCCAGGTGGCGGTCCTATGCCGAACTTTTTCGTACCGGTTGTCCAACAAGGACAGCAAGGGCAGCGCTTAGGTGGAAGGCGTGGAACGGGTCCTGTCCAACAAAATCAGCAGTCGGTTCCAATGATGCAGCCGCAG ATGGTTCCAAGAGGACGTATGTACCGTGGACCAGCTAGGAACATGGCAGATGCAAATATGGCGGCGGGTGTCGGCAGCGGAATGCTTCCCGTACCTTACGACATGGCGGGCGTTGGTGGCGTTCTTCCACGCGATGCCGCTGCTCCCATCCCACAACCAATGCCTATTACAGCGTTGGCTTCCGCTCTCGCTAACGCATCACCAGATCAACAGAGGACG ATGCTGGGTGAGAATCTGTACCCGTTGGTGGACCAGCTTGAGCACGAGCATGCGGCTAAGGTGACAGGGATGCTTTTGGAGATGGACCAAACGGAGGTGTTGCATTTGCTGGAATCGCCGGATGCGTTGAAGGCGAAAGTTGCGGAGGCGATGGAGGTTTTGAGAAACGTGCAGCAGCAGGCGAACAGTCCGTCGGCTCAGATGGGTGCACTTTCTCTTAATGAAAACCTTGTTTCTTAA
- the LOC110886321 gene encoding polyadenylate-binding protein 8 isoform X2, whose product MYSHRDPSVRKSGTANIFIKNLDKSIDNKALHDTFSSFGNILSCKIATDGTGQSKGYGFVQFETEEAAQTAIDKLNGMLINDKQVYVGHFLRKQERDSSLSNAKFNNVYVKNISESTADEDLKKIFGEYGTITSAVVMRDADGKSKCFGFVNFENPDDAANAVEALNGKKIDEKEWYVGKAKKKSERELELKSRFEQTAKEAVDKFQGVNLYVKNLDDSVDDDKLKELFSEYGTITSCKVMRDPSGISRGSGFVAFSSSEEASRALSEMNGKMIVSKPLYVALAQRKEERRAMLQAQFSQMRPVAMAPSMMAPRMPMYPPGAPGMGQQLFYGQPPPAIIPPQAGFGYQQQLVPGMRPGGGPMPNFFVPVVQQGQQGQRLGGRRGTGPVQQNQQSVPMMQPQMVPRGRMYRGPARNMADANMAAGVGSGMLPVPYDMAGVGGVLPRDAAAPIPQPMPITALASALANASPDQQRTMLGENLYPLVDQLEHEHAAKVTGMLLEMDQTEVLHLLESPDALKAKVAEAMEVLRNVQQQANSPSAQMGALSLNENLVS is encoded by the exons ATGTACTCTCATAGAGACCCAAGCGTTCGTAAAAGTGGAACTGCAAATATATTCATCAAG AATTTGGATAAGTCAATTGACAACAAGGCATTGCACGATACATTTTCTAGCTTCGGTAACATACTCTCTTGCAAGATAGCTACAGACGGTACAGGCCAGTCAAAGGGTTACGGGTTCGTGCAGTTTGAAACCGAAGAAGCTGCACAAACCGCAATCGATAAGCTGAATGGTATGCTGATCAACGACAAGCAAGTTTACGTTGGACATTTTCTCCGTAAGCAAGAACGCGACTCGTCATTAAGCAACGCAAAGTTCAACAACGTGTACGTGAAAAATATTTCTGAATCAACCGCCGACGAAGATTTAAAAAAGATTTTCGGCGAATATGGAACCATTACAAGTGCGGTTGTTATGAGGGATGCAGATGGGAAATCGAAGTGTTTTGGATTTGTTAACTTTGAGAATCCCGATGATGCTGCTAATGCTGTTGAAGCGTTGAATGGAAAGAAGATTGATGAAAAGGAATGGTACGTTGGGAAGGCGAAGAAGAAATCCGAAAGAGAGCTTGAGTTGAAAAGTCGGTTTGAACAGACTGCTAAGGAAGCTGTTGATAAGTTTCAAGGTGTTAATTTGTACGTCAAGAATTTGGACGATTCTGTTGACGACGATAAACTTAAGGAGCTTTTCTCTGAGTATGGAACGATCACTTCATGCAAG GTTATGCGTGATCCTAGTGGAATTAGTAGAGGTTCTGGATTCGTTGCGTTTTCGTCTTCTGAAGAAGCTTCTCGAGCT CTTTCTGAGATGAACGGGAAGATGATTGTGAGCAAACCGTTGTATGTTGCACTTGCACAGCGCAAGGAAGAACGAAGGGCAATGCTGCAG GCACAATTTTCACAAATGAGGCCAGTTGCAATGGCACCATCGATGATGGCTCCTCGTATGCCTATGTATCCGCCTGGCGCTCCCGGAATGGGCCAGCAGCTATTCTATGGCCAACCTCCACCTGCTATAATTCCTCCACAG gCTGGATTTGGTTACCAGCAACAGCTGGTACCCGGAATGAGGCCAGGTGGCGGTCCTATGCCGAACTTTTTCGTACCGGTTGTCCAACAAGGACAGCAAGGGCAGCGCTTAGGTGGAAGGCGTGGAACGGGTCCTGTCCAACAAAATCAGCAGTCGGTTCCAATGATGCAGCCGCAG ATGGTTCCAAGAGGACGTATGTACCGTGGACCAGCTAGGAACATGGCAGATGCAAATATGGCGGCGGGTGTCGGCAGCGGAATGCTTCCCGTACCTTACGACATGGCGGGCGTTGGTGGCGTTCTTCCACGCGATGCCGCTGCTCCCATCCCACAACCAATGCCTATTACAGCGTTGGCTTCCGCTCTCGCTAACGCATCACCAGATCAACAGAGGACG ATGCTGGGTGAGAATCTGTACCCGTTGGTGGACCAGCTTGAGCACGAGCATGCGGCTAAGGTGACAGGGATGCTTTTGGAGATGGACCAAACGGAGGTGTTGCATTTGCTGGAATCGCCGGATGCGTTGAAGGCGAAAGTTGCGGAGGCGATGGAGGTTTTGAGAAACGTGCAGCAGCAGGCGAACAGTCCGTCGGCTCAGATGGGTGCACTTTCTCTTAATGAAAACCTTGTTTCTTAA